CAGGAGATTCGGAAGATGAGGTTCGAGAGTGTTTACACTGACTGGAGAGCGCGGAGGTTGACACAGGAACAAGCCGCAATGGTTCTTGGAGTGTGCGCCAGGACATTTCGACGTCAAATCAATCGTTTCGAGGAAAATGGCGTTGAAGGCCTATTGGACAAGCGTTTGACACAGATTCCCTCTCGTCGCGCTCCAGTAGACGAGTTGTTTGCGGTTTGTGACACCTATAAAAAGCGGTATCAAGGCTGGAACGTAGCGCATTTCCATTCCCGGTATAAAAGTAACGGAGGCCAGAGGAGCTACACCTGGGTAAAAAACACACTTCAGTCCAATGGGCTGGTTAATAAGGCTTCTAAAAAAGGCAAGCATCGTAAACGTAGGGAACCTGCGCCAATACCGGGCATGATGTTGCATCAGGACGCAAGTAATCACCAATGGGTCGAGGGTAAGAAATGGGACTTGGTCGTAACGATGGATGACGCGACCAACGAGCATTATTCGATGTTTTTTGTCTATGAAGAAGGAACAGCCAGTAGTTTCAGGGGAGTCAAGGATGTGATCAGTAAACGGGGGCTATTCAGTTCCCTTTATACCGATCGGGGGAGTCATTACTGGTATACCCCTCAAGAGGGTGGAAAAGTGAGCAAGACAAATCTTACTCAGTTTGGGCGGGCCATGGCAAGCCTTGCGATACAGATGATTCCCTCTTATTCTCCCCAGGCTCGCGGAAGGAGTGAAAGAGCCTTCCGTACACATCAAGACCGTCTTCCCAGGGAACTTGCGGCTAACGGGATCACTACAATGGAACAGGCCAACCAGTATTTGGCCGAGGTATATTTGCCGGCTTTTAACGCCGAATTCATGAGGACAGCGTCCGAGAAGGGAACAGCTTTCATGCAATGGGTCGGATCAGATCTCGATGACATACTTTGTGAGCAATATGAAAGGACAGTTAACCCGGACAACTGTGTTAGTTTTGAGGGGAAGAAACTTCAGATTCCGCCTGACAAATACAGATGCCACTATGTCAAAGCCCGAGTAAGAGTACACAAGTATATTGACGGATCACTAGCTGTTTTTCATGGTCCTCGTAAATTGGCTGACTATGATAGTAAAGGCAAACTCAAGGAGGGACAATCACAAAACGCGGCTTAAAAGATTACGGCTGTCGCCGTATACTACGGGATACAACTTCAGGCTACGCCTTCCGCTGTTATCCCGTAGTTCCAAATGAGGACAGTTCATTTGCTGTAAAAGCGGACATTTCTATTTGTTGCCAACATAGTCGTAGATTAAACGCCGGAAAACAAATTATTGTGGTTGATGATCTTGAGTTAATTCATCATTATGAACTCGGGCAAATATCTCCTCACGGAATCTCAACACCGAAGACTTTCTCTGCCTCGTTTCCGAAAATGTCAATCACTCTGACTGCAATCCTTTGCTTTCCTGGTCGGACATATTTCCAGGTAGAGCTGGTCAGTTCCAGCGACCTTTTCTTGGGAGTTCTAAAATCCTGCCAGTGACTATTAAAGATTTTTTTCGTTATCACAGTCGGGAAAATCGGTAGTGATTCTTTCGCGGCTGCTCCTGCGTTCAGACCAACGCCATAATGGAAGTCAACAGACCAATAGTCTATCCAGTCAGTCCATTTCTTCGTCAACAGGTGTTTTTGTTCTTCGCCCTGCCGATTCCTCCATACCCTGAACAGGCTCCCATCTTCTTCTATCACCCTTAATGATTTCATTCTTGTCCCCGACCCGACAAGTTCTTTGAGAATTTCACGGCATGGTGGACTAAAACCTGTGAGAGTTACACAGGCTGAACAATTGAGGATGTCAACCCGGGCCTCAAAATGACCAGCAGTTTCCGGTTTGATGATGTCACTAGTCAGAGGTTGGATAGAATCAAACATTGATCCTTGACCGTCGCTATCTGGTTGAGGACCATCCGGATGAGGTTCTACCTTTGTTGTTTTTTCAGGCGCTTTTATCCTGACGGTTCCCAGCACATCAAAGCCTGTGATGGTGACATTACTGTTCAGGGCTTGTTTGACAAGGACGCTCATTCGTTTTCTACATGTGTGGACGGCTATCTTGCCCAGATCACACCCTATCCATTTTCGACCAAGCTTTTGGGCGGCTTCGAGTGTTGTACCTGAACCGCAGAAAAAATCAGCGATCACGTCCCCAGGGTTTGACCCCGTGAGGACTATTCGCTCCAGAAGCGCCAATGGCTTTTGAGTGGGATATCCCCACATCTCCGGATGAGCGTGTAAAAGGGGCATTTTCCACACATTGTCCGCCGTTCTTTGATCTCGTGTGACGTAAACGCATTTGCCGTCCGAGCCTTTTGGATAAACCTTTTTGCCGTTGACCTTTTTCATTTGGGAAACTTTGATCGGCTTTTCCCGTTTGTCAAATTGCCAGTTGAAGACGCTACTGGATGATTTGGAGTAATAAAATATTGTGTCGGTGGAGTTGGTGTATTGACGCTTACGGGTGTCGGGTATTTTGTTCGTGTAATACCAGATGATCTCATTTCGGAAAGAGCCTGGGCCAAATATTTCTTCCAGGATAGACCGTATCATGAAGTTGGCCTTACAGTCGCAATGAACCCAAATACTCCCGTCTTCAGCCAGAATATCTTTTATGAGTCCTATCCGATCGTACATCATTGTTAGATATGCGTCTGGACCGGCTTGCCATGTATCCCTGTATGCTAAGCTCTCCACAACTTGGAGTCTGTCTGATCCGTCTTCACCTATGGGAAGATTAATGTTGTAATCAGCCCCAACAAGAAAAGGGGGATCTATATATACAAGCTTGATACCTCCAACAGCCTGTATTTCATCGTGAAGTTGACCACAAAACAATGAATTCATCACGAGTTTGTTGTCACCCCGGATGATTTTGTTGGTCCAATTTGGGGCGGGAGCAACTTCCGGATCTCCAGACCGATCCGATTCGGTAGGTTGAACGCCAACACGCTCGATTAACTCGAAGTCAGCTATTTCGCGGACAGTTGAGGCCTGTTTGTCTTTCCAGACTAGTTTAATTCCGGATTTATCCAGTGTGGTTGTTCTCGAAACACCTTCAATCTGGGTGTTTTTCGCTCGATAATTATGATTCCCGATCTTTTCCCCCGACTTACTAGATTCCATGACCTAAAATGTTGACTTGTCCCTAAACACAAGTATAGGACGTGTTGTCAAGCGAGCCAGGTTTAGAGCTTCATCACTTATAAGTTTGAGATACTTGGGACGTCTGTATCCGTACGCTCCGAGCACTATGAGATCGTATCTGTGAACCGCGACATCCTTAAGGATTTGCTCCACGAAATCGCCCTTGGTCATTTTAGTGATCGGCTCGAAATCGAACTTCCTCAATATCTGTGCGCCTTGCTGAAGGGATTGTCGAGCAAACTCATCACTTTCATGCTGTCCGGTTTCCTGGACATGCAAGAGCGTAATCTCGGCGTTTTTGCCTGTCAATAACGGCGCTGTAAATTCCAGAGCCATCTGGTCGGTTTCTGAGCCCCTGTACACTATCAGGACTCTATGAATCTCACGAAACTGACGAACAATAAGAACAGGTTGTTCAGCGTTATGCAGGATCTTGGCATGAACAGCCCCCAAAAGTAAGCCTCGAAGCGATGATTGTTCATGAGAACCAAGGACAATCATGTCGTACCCATCCGACTTGGCAGTATTAAGTATTTCGTCTGCGGGATCACCTTCGAGGACTTCGAGTTGACAAGGGATCTTCGCCTTAATACAGGTCTGACAGGCGACATCGAACTGCCTTTCAACTTCCTGCACATCTGCCTTGATTGCCCCTTCCAATCCATCTTTTGATAGGAAAGGGGCATAGCTTTCAGCCGCTATTTCGGCCAGATCAGGTTTTACATGTATAGCGTCCACTACAGCATTCCGATTCTCAAGCAAATGGCATGTAAACTCCAGACCTGTATAAGTCTCGGGGTTCTTATCTACAGCCACTAAGACTTTCATTGTCAATCCTCCCTTGGCAAGACCGGGTTCAGGGGTCTCGACTGCTTTATTACCGTCGAATGTTAAATTTCTTGCCTTACAAACTATCTCATCACCAAAACGGATGTCGGACACTTGCTGACAAAACGTCCTACCCAACCGCGTGAGAAAAAACGGTTGAGAAGCGACTTTTTACCCAACCATAAGGCAAGAAGGTCTTGTTTGATCTCTTGCGCTATTACTCGCTCAAAATCTGAGATATCCATCAAGCGAGTGCTGATCTCGACTTGTCGATCGCTGTAATAATCACCGATTTCAATCAGTCTGGTATAAACGGACTTTTCCATGTCACCATTTTGGCTCAAGCCTATAAGCTCCAGACACGCCCCGTGAATTGTGATCATTTGATTAATAATCTCAAGCGATTCCTGACTTATATAACCCTGATCAAGGCAGGCCACAATCCTGGTAACCGGTTGCTGTTCCTTGACGAGCAGCACCGAGCAATCAGCGTCGTCCACCACCTGTTGAGGAGCAGCAACGGAATTGGCCCATTCGCATTTATCGCCTTTTGCGCAGCCGAGCACTATGAGATCACTGCCGTCATCCTGGGATTCTGATAAAATCTCTCGCGCCGGAGTTCCTGTCCTCAGTCGAACTCTAAAATCCTTTTTTCGGCCGGCAAGGATTTTCATCTCTTCCATAACCCCATTTTTTACGGGTATCCATTCGTACTTTCCCTCCCCAAGCTCATAGGGAGAGTCTTCACGGGTCCAACTATTCAGGAACACATCTCGATACTCTCTCAACGCCTTGCTAATGGAGGTCTCAACCGTTGAATCATGAACTTTGATTGAATCCCTGGCTGTAGCGCCGTGACTTACCCCTAGTAGAGTCACGTCCGCCCAGGTGTTCATAGCCAGTTTGATCGTTTCTTTAAGAGCGTATTCGCTATACGGATGTTCGTCTCCGGCAAATAGAATTCTCATGGCGCTTCTCTCTCCTTGAGCCCTCAGTAAAATGCTATCAGAGAGGCCGTATTGACTAAACTGAGCCATTCCAGCTCAACACTGTCTTTTCGGACTGCTCTGTCTAATCCTATTGCTACTAAACCACAGTCTTTTAAATCATCTTCCTTCGGTTTGGAAACAACTTCAGGGTCCAGCGGTTTCTGTTCAACTGTGCAGCCAACCTGTTCCAAAATGCCGGTCGATTCGAGAACCTTCTCTTTGAGGTCAGGTTCATGAGGCCCGGATCCATGATGCTCGGGATATGCCAAAACCAGAGGAACTGACGATCCCTTCCAGATTTTCTCAAACGTTCTTGTTAAAGCTTCCGTCCCTGGAATGTCTAGACACAGCAGCAAAACATTTTTCATTTTTCTCAAGGACTGAACAAGGATTAGGGGACACGTCAGCCGTTGATAAAACTTAGTGTGCGCCAACTTGTAAAGTTCCGCATGGTTCCATAGAAAATCCACGCCCTCGACATATAGATCAAACTGGCCTTCCTGTGCTACTTTGCTGACTTCCGAATGGCGGTCTCCATATATTACCCTAGGGTCAGACAGTTTTGGACAAAAATCCATCTCCGGGGCTATCATCTTGGATATCTCTTCTTTTCCCCTTTCAATCATCTCGCGTTGCCAGGTTCTGCTAGCCCACCCTGCGCCTCGAAAAGAATCATGGGAAAGAGATTCTTTGACATAAACCGGATGAATTTCTACATCAATGGATCCTCCAAGTTGACACGCAAAGCGGATAGCAAGGCTGGAAGCCAGATCCACTTCAATTGACACCAAAGTCTTAATCACGTCTTGGTCCTCCCTTATGGGATAAGAGGCTGTTAGTTCGGAGGGGTTCTCTGCTGTATAGGACCCTCGGACTACTCACCTCGGATTTTGGCTTCCGCTCGGGTTACTACGTCTTGAATTTCACTCAGCTTGAACGGTTTGGCAATGAAATCAAAAACACCCTTGTGAAATGATTCCTTCGCCGTTTCCATTGTCGCAAAGCCTGTAATTACAATAACCTCCGTTTTGGGCGACCGTTGTTTGGCTTCGGTCAGAAGCTGCATACCGTCTACACCCTTCATTTTCAAGTCAGTGATAATAATGTCATAATTAATATCCTTGATTCGTTCCATCGCGTCCGAACTTTGGGTGAAGGTATCAACCTCGTAACCCTGCTTCTCAAGAGCAGGTTTTAATCGTTTGCAAACGATCGGCTCATCGTCCAAAACCATAATTTTTAATTTGCTCATTTTCTCCTCCCGCCGGCAAGGATCTCGCGAGATTCGCATACCGGTCAAAAAACTGTTCGACAAACTGATCAACGTCCTGATCACTTCTTAACTGTATATCCAGTTGTCTACTAAAACCAATCAAGGCCCCTATAACCTGCAGGCGGCTTTGGATCTCCTCTTTTGGAAGATCCATCAGTCGAGCGACCACGAGGTCTCCTTTAACTACAACATTGAAGAGATAATTCGATAGTATTTGAGACAACACTTGCGCTCTGCGCGACCGGCGTGTCAGATCAGTGACTCCTCCTACAAACCTGAAATAAATGTGATTTCGTTGGGCCTCGTCATACATGGTAGCGTCGATCAGATTGAAATGATATCCAAGCCTTAAATGAAGATTCATATAAAGTTCAGTAACTACAGCAAGGTTGAACCCTGCATTCGCTACTCCACCACCAGCAGCGTCCCAATTCCTCGTGAGGCTCGACATTAAACCTTTGAAATCAACTGCGACCGGATGGGTGCTCCATGTATCCGGGTGGCAAACGCCCTGCCAAAGAGCCATCAGAGGTAATGAGCGAACTGATTCAATTTTGACTTTGTTTCCCGCCAGTTCGGGATCAATCCCGCCGCCTAAATCCAATATCCTCAGGTTCAGGGGAACATCCGATTCCAAGGTCCAGACCTTAGCTCCTTTAAAACGGGGAAGCGCTCCTGGAATCTCCATCAACTCCTGGACGGACTTCTCATGAATAAAACGGATCATGTCATGAACCGACACACAACCACTTGGAGTAAAATCTGGCGCATAAGGGTCTATTAGGTGCAATGAAGCGATTCTTTTGAGGAGTCTTCTCAACAAACGAAACTCTGGTGACTCCTCAAAAACCATTGATTGGACGCGTTCAAAATTTATGAGTTCGTCAACCTTGCCCGAGTAGACGGTACGATGGTGGGTGTCCAGGGTTATTTCCATGTCGTCTCTAAGTATTTCAGTGGCTTTGTCGATTCCGAGGAGAGCGGGAACCCTGAACTCCCTGGCAATTGTAGCAAGATGCCCGGCGGCAGACCCACGTTCGGCTATAATAGCCGCGGCGTTTGGGACAATTTGAGCAAGCCACGGGGCGGTATATTTTGTCACAAGGACCGCTCCTTCGGGAAAAGTGGACATATCTTCATGAATATTGACTATATGGACTGGGCCTGATCCTATACCCGCATGAGCCACAACGCCTTCATTCTCGATCAAGACAGGGTAAGTCGAAAAACGTTCCCTGATGTTTTTGTCCGTTCCCGCATCTTCCGGGCTTATCGCCAATCTTCGACACTGAAGAATCCAGATCTGATCTTCCGAATCTATCGCCCATTCTATTTCCTGGGGACGCTTGAAGTACCTTTCCAGAGCCATAGCCCATTTGGCCAAGGCGTCTACCGTGGATTCAGAAATCGAAGATTCACTACGTATGTTCTTGGGTAACGTTGCTTCTTCTTCGCCTCCTCGTGACGCTGCCTTTATAAATGACTCCTTATTTGCGATTCGTTCCAACACAACTTTGTGAGGATGGGCCCTTTCGACAACATAGAGGTCGGACGAATCCCGCCCCTCTACTACCGTCCGACCTAACCCAAACGCCGCGTAAATTGCAAGGCAATCGGGTTGTCCGGATTCCAGAGATAATGTTTGAATGACGCCGCTGGCCCGGCTATCGATCATCTCCTGACAGAGCGCCGCCATTGCCGCTTCTTCACCGATCATGCCCATCTGTCGCCTGTAAATAAGGGCCTCGGGGGAATAAAGACTAGCCATAACCTTTTTGTATGCGTCGAGAACCTGGGACGCTGGGGCATTCAGAATGCTTTCATGCAAACCGGCGAATGACACATCTCCGTCTTCGCCATATGCGCTGCTGCGTATAGCCCAGTATACATTATCAGTTTTTGTCTGGGTCTTTATCTGTCGGGAGACGTCCTGCGGTACAATACCCGCCAGTATGCTGTATCTGATCTGACCGGAAGCCTTTTCCAATGTCTCCTTGCCGGATACCCAAAGTTCAAGCCAGGAATGAATCCGGTCTTCAAGGTCGTTATAATCTATGAACCGATTATACGCTCGGTTAGTGATAACAAATCCGGACGGGGCAGGAATTCCCAGCTTGTGCATGATCTCGCCCAGAGCGTTTGCCTTCCCGCCGGTCAGTTCGGGCGTATCCAGTGGCATGTCTGTAAGGGACACGACATAAGGAGCGTTCGACAGCGCAAGACGGCCCCTGAGTTCCATCTCAATGGGAAAAAAGACTCTATCAAGCGTTGGATATAGCTCGTAGTATCGATCTGATGAAATGAGATTAAGACCTTTTACCATTCTCAGAAGCAAGTCCTGTAGTTCAGCTATAGAATCGACCAAGTATTTTCTGTCAAATATGTAATCACCACCCGATTTTTCTCCTAGGTCAGCTATTAGCTCCATTGCTTTCTGGTGGTTCTGGAGTAAAACCTGGAACTGCTCGAACACCTGCTGAAAAGCTACTCTCTCACGTTTTCGAGAAACCAGTCTCTGAATTGTTTTTTTTAATCGAGACCACACTTGAGACAGCTCCTTCGCCTCGGCAAGCGCTCGCTTATTAATCCCAAAAGGTTACGAAATTTCTAATGCGCGCCCTTGCCCCCAAAAACAAAACCCATAATAAATCCACTTACGATAGCTATGATTACGGCTAATGAACCATAAAGCAAAGCGTGTTCAAAGGCCAAAGAGAACAACAGCTTTGGCAAGCCTTTCATTTCTACTGTAAACTCTGTGATTTCCTGTTCCAAGAGTTTCTCGTCCTTCATCACGGAAAGCACTACCTGGTACGTTCCCGGAGCAATATTGCTGGGAAGGTTGATATTGCCTTCAATTTTTTCGCCTTCACTGTTGGTCTCTTTAACTTTGATCGCCCCAGGAAAAATTCCGTAGAGACCTTCACTCTCTTTGAGTTGCAGGAATTGTTCGAACAGAACGTCGGCTCCAACCTTTGGTAATTTTCCTGAGAAGAGGATAATCTTCTTCAATGCGGCGTAACCAAAATTGGCGCCAAGATCCTTCTTTAGAATAGCCCCGGATTCGTTGGTTAGCATTAAATACATTGAGGGGGCCGCCTGAACTTCGACCTCTCCAACATTCATCCAGAGACCGCCCCTACGCCCTTTTCGCAGCAGTTCCTGTTTATGGGATTCTCCCTTGATCTCAATAATGGAAAGACTTTGAGGGGGTACGGTCGCAGTAATAGACATGGGAGCGCCCTGAAAGGTTTCCCTGATATGAATTTCGGATGGGGTAAGTCTAAGGTCTCTCGAAGCCGCAAAGGCTGTCGGGACAACCAGATTTGTTAATAAGCAGGCCAGGATGAAAACTAAACCGATCCGGACACCATTAATTTTATTCATTAGTGTCCTCCCTTATAGGCGAGCATCACTGAAGGCGCAAGGATCAGTCCAACAAGCATTTGGACCATCACAAGCAAAACGACTGAAGCCAGGATTATTTTCAACTGGTCACCTTTGAGCCTCCTGCTTAAGCGTGCCCCGAATTGAGCCCCTACCGTTGAACCTAACAAAAGGATTATGGCGAGTATCATGTCAACAGTATGGTTCTCAACCGCCTGCAAAACCGTCACATTTACACATGTAAAGAGGATCTGAAAAAGGCTTGTGCCTACAACGACATGCATTGGCATTCGGAGCATGTAAACCATGACCGGAACCATTATGAAGCCGCCACCTACACCCATTATGGCAGCCAGGATACCTACAAATATCCCAAGTATGATCGGCAAAAAAATTGATAGTGTTACACCGGATTTAGGGAACTTCATTTGAAACGGAAGCGATTGTACAGTCCGCACATAAAGTGATGGTTTTGAAGTCTCGACTTTTCTTGCCACCATCGAAGCCTTACGCAGACTCTGAAGACTCTCCATAAACATATAGGAGCCTACCACGCCTAGCATGACCACATATGTAATTTTGATGACAAAGTCCGCGTTTCCCATGCTGCGCAGGACCTTGATCAGTTGAACCCCAAGGCCACCTCCCAGAACACCGCCAATTAATAGCAACGCCCCCATCTTGAAATCCACATTGCCCATTCGGTAGTGGGCGTAAGTAGCGGACGTTGATGCGGCGACGATCTGATTTGAATCAGACGCTGCAGCCACGAGAGGTGGGATACCGGCCATAATGAGTAGCGGGGTCATTAAGAAACCACCTCCAACTCCAAAGAGTCCGGAAAGGAAACCTACCGCTCCCCCGAGACCGAGTAACAAAAAAATGTTTACGCTCGCGCCGGCTATCGGCAGATAAATACTCCAACTCATGATCAGATCTCCCTCGATGGGTCCCTCAAACGTAAATCGGGCACTCGAGTAACTTGCCCAGCCTTTTGCACCAGAAGAATTTCGCCTTCAAATCGTTCTCGAAGAACCTTCAATTCCTGACCGAAGACGGAATTCTCGGCTAAATTGGGTTCCTCCGGGCCAGCCATTACTATGAACTGAACAGAAGGGTTAAAAGAGGCGAATCGTGTGATCTCCTCAAAGAAATTTCCTGACGCGAAGAAAATCTCCATCGTGACCCCTGCCTGTTGACTTTGTTCGACAAGCTTGTCTAACCAACCATTTAGACTATCGTCGATGTCGCTGACCGAGACTATGGACCGCCCATGTCGTTTACCCCGTATTGGAGTCGAAACGACGATCAAGACGATTGCCCCTTGTATTCTTGCTGCCAACTGAATGCTATACAAGGCGGATGAATCGGTAATCAAATTTAGGTCAACTGCGGCAAGAACTTTCTTACCCATGGAAGATCTCTCCTCTTTAATTCTCCTTTAATAGAGCAAAAACAAGGCCAAACTTGATAAATGAATTAAATCAGTAAGATATTGATTTAGGAGGTTTCCGCCCTAGAATAAGCGTGTTTCAGAATGAAAAGGAAATAGGATGTTGTACGCAAAACGTGGCAAGAATAAAGAAGGATAGAGATGTTTCAGAATGAATTAGTCATCGCGAAAGGCCGTACTTTTTCAATTTTCTCCAGAGAGTTGTGCGAGGAAGTTTTAGTATTGTCGCAGCCTTACCTAAATTATGATCTGTGAACCGCAGCACACGACGGATGTAATCCCGTTCATGTTCTTCAGATGTTAGCCATTTCCCGTATTGTGTGACCGAGTACTCCCGCAAATCCGGGGGGAGATCATGCAAAGTAATGGATTCCCCTTCGGCAAGGGCTACCGCTCGTTCTATTATGTTTTCCAGTTCTCTCACATTGCCTGGATATGTATAACCGAGAAGGATTTCTCTAGCGGATCGATCGATTCCTGAAATTTTCTTGGAGAATTTGGTCACATACTTCTTGGTAAAAAAATCGATCAGCACTGGGATATCTTCTTTTCGATCCATAAGGCCGGGAAGATTGATTTGAACCACATTCAACCTGAAATACAAATCTTCTCGAAATCTTCCTTCTTGGACAGCCTTTTTGAGATCTTTGTTCGTCGCCGCAATGAATCGAAGATCCAACTGGATGGGCCTGTTAGCCCCCACACGCATTATCTGTTTTTCCTGGATAACACGTAAAAGCTTGCCCTGCATTGAGATGGGCATATCCGCTATTTCATCCATAAAAGCGGTTCCGCCGGACGCTGTTTCCAAAATGCCTATTTTGGTGGCGGTAGCTCCTGTAAAGGCTCCCCTCTGATACCCGAAAAGTTCGCTCGCTATCAGTTCTTCCGTGAATCCCCCACAGTTGAAAGCCACA
This portion of the Desulfomonilaceae bacterium genome encodes:
- a CDS encoding site-specific DNA-methyltransferase, whose product is MESSKSGEKIGNHNYRAKNTQIEGVSRTTTLDKSGIKLVWKDKQASTVREIADFELIERVGVQPTESDRSGDPEVAPAPNWTNKIIRGDNKLVMNSLFCGQLHDEIQAVGGIKLVYIDPPFLVGADYNINLPIGEDGSDRLQVVESLAYRDTWQAGPDAYLTMMYDRIGLIKDILAEDGSIWVHCDCKANFMIRSILEEIFGPGSFRNEIIWYYTNKIPDTRKRQYTNSTDTIFYYSKSSSSVFNWQFDKREKPIKVSQMKKVNGKKVYPKGSDGKCVYVTRDQRTADNVWKMPLLHAHPEMWGYPTQKPLALLERIVLTGSNPGDVIADFFCGSGTTLEAAQKLGRKWIGCDLGKIAVHTCRKRMSVLVKQALNSNVTITGFDVLGTVRIKAPEKTTKVEPHPDGPQPDSDGQGSMFDSIQPLTSDIIKPETAGHFEARVDILNCSACVTLTGFSPPCREILKELVGSGTRMKSLRVIEEDGSLFRVWRNRQGEEQKHLLTKKWTDWIDYWSVDFHYGVGLNAGAAAKESLPIFPTVITKKIFNSHWQDFRTPKKRSLELTSSTWKYVRPGKQRIAVRVIDIFGNEAEKVFGVEIP
- a CDS encoding PEP/pyruvate-binding domain-containing protein, with product MWSRLKKTIQRLVSRKRERVAFQQVFEQFQVLLQNHQKAMELIADLGEKSGGDYIFDRKYLVDSIAELQDLLLRMVKGLNLISSDRYYELYPTLDRVFFPIEMELRGRLALSNAPYVVSLTDMPLDTPELTGGKANALGEIMHKLGIPAPSGFVITNRAYNRFIDYNDLEDRIHSWLELWVSGKETLEKASGQIRYSILAGIVPQDVSRQIKTQTKTDNVYWAIRSSAYGEDGDVSFAGLHESILNAPASQVLDAYKKVMASLYSPEALIYRRQMGMIGEEAAMAALCQEMIDSRASGVIQTLSLESGQPDCLAIYAAFGLGRTVVEGRDSSDLYVVERAHPHKVVLERIANKESFIKAASRGGEEEATLPKNIRSESSISESTVDALAKWAMALERYFKRPQEIEWAIDSEDQIWILQCRRLAISPEDAGTDKNIRERFSTYPVLIENEGVVAHAGIGSGPVHIVNIHEDMSTFPEGAVLVTKYTAPWLAQIVPNAAAIIAERGSAAGHLATIAREFRVPALLGIDKATEILRDDMEITLDTHHRTVYSGKVDELINFERVQSMVFEESPEFRLLRRLLKRIASLHLIDPYAPDFTPSGCVSVHDMIRFIHEKSVQELMEIPGALPRFKGAKVWTLESDVPLNLRILDLGGGIDPELAGNKVKIESVRSLPLMALWQGVCHPDTWSTHPVAVDFKGLMSSLTRNWDAAGGGVANAGFNLAVVTELYMNLHLRLGYHFNLIDATMYDEAQRNHIYFRFVGGVTDLTRRSRRAQVLSQILSNYLFNVVVKGDLVVARLMDLPKEEIQSRLQVIGALIGFSRQLDIQLRSDQDVDQFVEQFFDRYANLARSLPAGGENEQIKNYGFGR
- a CDS encoding universal stress protein, whose product is MGKKVLAAVDLNLITDSSALYSIQLAARIQGAIVLIVVSTPIRGKRHGRSIVSVSDIDDSLNGWLDKLVEQSQQAGVTMEIFFASGNFFEEITRFASFNPSVQFIVMAGPEEPNLAENSVFGQELKVLRERFEGEILLVQKAGQVTRVPDLRLRDPSREI
- a CDS encoding ISNCY family transposase encodes the protein MGRAELFQEIRKMRFESVYTDWRARRLTQEQAAMVLGVCARTFRRQINRFEENGVEGLLDKRLTQIPSRRAPVDELFAVCDTYKKRYQGWNVAHFHSRYKSNGGQRSYTWVKNTLQSNGLVNKASKKGKHRKRREPAPIPGMMLHQDASNHQWVEGKKWDLVVTMDDATNEHYSMFFVYEEGTASSFRGVKDVISKRGLFSSLYTDRGSHYWYTPQEGGKVSKTNLTQFGRAMASLAIQMIPSYSPQARGRSERAFRTHQDRLPRELAANGITTMEQANQYLAEVYLPAFNAEFMRTASEKGTAFMQWVGSDLDDILCEQYERTVNPDNCVSFEGKKLQIPPDKYRCHYVKARVRVHKYIDGSLAVFHGPRKLADYDSKGKLKEGQSQNAA
- a CDS encoding response regulator — encoded protein: MSKLKIMVLDDEPIVCKRLKPALEKQGYEVDTFTQSSDAMERIKDINYDIIITDLKMKGVDGMQLLTEAKQRSPKTEVIVITGFATMETAKESFHKGVFDFIAKPFKLSEIQDVVTRAEAKIRGE
- a CDS encoding universal stress protein — its product is MRILFAGDEHPYSEYALKETIKLAMNTWADVTLLGVSHGATARDSIKVHDSTVETSISKALREYRDVFLNSWTREDSPYELGEGKYEWIPVKNGVMEEMKILAGRKKDFRVRLRTGTPAREILSESQDDGSDLIVLGCAKGDKCEWANSVAAPQQVVDDADCSVLLVKEQQPVTRIVACLDQGYISQESLEIINQMITIHGACLELIGLSQNGDMEKSVYTRLIEIGDYYSDRQVEISTRLMDISDFERVIAQEIKQDLLALWLGKKSLLNRFFSRGWVGRFVSKCPTSVLVMR
- a CDS encoding universal stress protein encodes the protein MKVLVAVDKNPETYTGLEFTCHLLENRNAVVDAIHVKPDLAEIAAESYAPFLSKDGLEGAIKADVQEVERQFDVACQTCIKAKIPCQLEVLEGDPADEILNTAKSDGYDMIVLGSHEQSSLRGLLLGAVHAKILHNAEQPVLIVRQFREIHRVLIVYRGSETDQMALEFTAPLLTGKNAEITLLHVQETGQHESDEFARQSLQQGAQILRKFDFEPITKMTKGDFVEQILKDVAVHRYDLIVLGAYGYRRPKYLKLISDEALNLARLTTRPILVFRDKSTF
- a CDS encoding sulfite exporter TauE/SafE family protein gives rise to the protein MSWSIYLPIAGASVNIFLLLGLGGAVGFLSGLFGVGGGFLMTPLLIMAGIPPLVAAASDSNQIVAASTSATYAHYRMGNVDFKMGALLLIGGVLGGGLGVQLIKVLRSMGNADFVIKITYVVMLGVVGSYMFMESLQSLRKASMVARKVETSKPSLYVRTVQSLPFQMKFPKSGVTLSIFLPIILGIFVGILAAIMGVGGGFIMVPVMVYMLRMPMHVVVGTSLFQILFTCVNVTVLQAVENHTVDMILAIILLLGSTVGAQFGARLSRRLKGDQLKIILASVVLLVMVQMLVGLILAPSVMLAYKGGH
- a CDS encoding TIGR02186 family protein, with the protein product MNKINGVRIGLVFILACLLTNLVVPTAFAASRDLRLTPSEIHIRETFQGAPMSITATVPPQSLSIIEIKGESHKQELLRKGRRGGLWMNVGEVEVQAAPSMYLMLTNESGAILKKDLGANFGYAALKKIILFSGKLPKVGADVLFEQFLQLKESEGLYGIFPGAIKVKETNSEGEKIEGNINLPSNIAPGTYQVVLSVMKDEKLLEQEITEFTVEMKGLPKLLFSLAFEHALLYGSLAVIIAIVSGFIMGFVFGGKGAH